One window from the genome of Magnolia sinica isolate HGM2019 chromosome 4, MsV1, whole genome shotgun sequence encodes:
- the LOC131244613 gene encoding uncharacterized protein LOC131244613 has protein sequence MAKSCKGLAMELVMCFSETDCIKVEKRSYRDCPGEKSPSISSECVGLRETYFNCKRGQVDMRARIRGNKGY, from the coding sequence ATGGCGAAGTCATGCAAAGGCCTCGCCATGGAACTTGTCATGTGCTTCAGTGAAACCGACTGTATCAAGGTCGAGAAGCGCTCATACAGGGATTGTCCTGGAGAAAAAAGTCCATCCATATCAAGCGAGTGTGTTGGCCTAAGGGAGACATATTTCAATTGCAAGAGAGGCCAGGTTGACATGCGAGCTCGAATACGCGGAAACAAGGGGTACTAG
- the LOC131243488 gene encoding extensin-1-like produces the protein MRALSARRWAYFVLWATLVSFCLCDDSKKSDVSVIVVGSGECGDCKQLNIKSSDAFSGLLVAINCKTVNGELKTRGFSELDKDGKFHIELPNELVNNNGELSEECFAQLHSASHDPCPTIEGLEPSKIVLKSKDNGEHTFGMTGKLSFTPTTCASAILWPLYKKPLAPFPKIPPIYKKPLPPVLKFPPIYKKPLPPIPKIPPIYKKPLPPVPKFPPLYKKPLPPIPKFPPIYKKPLPPVPKFPPIYKKPLPPIPTFPPIYKKPLPPVPKFPPIYKKPLPPVPKFPPIYKKPLPPVPKFPPIYKKPLPPIPKFPPIYKKPLPLVPKFPPIYKKPLAPIPKIPPIYKKPLPPVPKFPPLGEKPLAPIPEIPSIYKKPLPPIPKIPPMYKKPLPPVPKIPPIYKKPLPPIPKPPPIYKKPLPPATPSFWWFVSSSTSSTNP, from the exons ATGCGGGCTCTTTCGGCCCGTCGATGGGCCTATTTTGTTCTATGGGCCACACTGGTCAGCTTCTGTCTGTGTGATGATTCGAAGAAGAGCGATGTGTCTGTCATCGTGGTTGGTTCCGGAGAATGTGGCGACTGCAAGCAGCTGAATATCAAAAGTTCTGATGCATTTTCAG GTCTCCTTGTAGCAATTAATTGCAAGACCGTGAATGGTGAGCTCAAGACCAGGGGCTTCAGTGAACTCGACAAGGATGGAAAATTCCACATTGAACTTCCCAATGAACTTGTGAATAATAATGGAGAGCTAAGTGAGGAATGCTTTGCGCAACTCCATAGCGCATCACACGATCCATGCCCCACCATAGAAGGCCTAGAGCCGTCGAAGATTGTACTCAAGTCAAAAGACAATGGAGAGCACACGTTCGGCATGACTGGAAAATTATCATTCACACCAACAACATGCGCGTCGGCTATCCTCTGGCCCCTTTACAAAAAGCCATTGGCCCCATTTCCTAAAATCCCTCCTATCTACAAAAAGCCATTGCCTCCTGTTCTCAAATTCCCTCCTATTTACAAAAAGCCATTGCCTCCAATTCCAAAGATCCCTCCTATTTATAAAAAACCATTGCCCCCCGTCCCCAAATTTCCTCCCCTCTACAAAAAGCCATTGCCCCCTATTCCTAAGTTTCCTCCCATCTATAAAAAGCCATTGCCTCCTGTTCCCAAATTCCCTCCCATCTACAAAAAGCCATTGCCCCCTATTCCTACATTTCCTCCCATCTATAAAAAGCCATTGCCTCCTGTTCCCAAATTCCCTCCCATCTACAAAAAGCCATTGCCTCCTGTTCCCAAATTTCCTCCCATCTATAAAAAGCCATTGCCTCCTGTTCCCAAATTTCCTCCCATCTACAAAAAGCCATTGCCTCCTATTCCCAAATTTCCTCCCATCTACAAAAAGCCATTGCCCTTGGTTCCCAAATTCCCCCCCATCTATAAAAAGCCATTGGCCCCAATTCCCAAGATCCCTCCCATCTACAAAAAGCCATTGCCCCCGGTTCCTAAATTCCCTCCTCTTGGCGAAAAGCCATTGGCCCCAATTCCTGAGATCCCTTCTATCTATAAAAAGCCATTGCCCCCAATTCCCAAAATTCCTCCTATGTACAAAAAGCCATTGCCTCCTGTTCCTAAAATCCCTCCTATTTACAAAAAGCCATTGCCCCCAATTCCCAAACCCCCTCCTATTTACAAAAAGCCATTGCCCCC AGCCACTCCCTCCTTTTGGTGGTTCGTATCCTCTTCCACCTCATCTACCAACCCATGA